The sequence below is a genomic window from Clostridium putrefaciens.
TAAGAAATTTAGTTAAATATCCATTACCTACTGTTTCAGGCATTATATAAGGTATTAAATCATGAATGGTAACTAGAGTCTTGCAAGTATAATTTTTATTAAGACCTATACCGTTTTGGGGTAGGTGATATAGATCTATATTTTTCATCTCTAAATCTTTTGGAAAATAATATGAATTAAAAAAGCTGTTATGTTTTTTTGAACATAGTATTAAATCTGTGTTATCTTTTTCATATAGTTCATAGTCTTTTCCATACCAATATATATTATACAAGTTTTCTTTATCTAAATTCAATAAATTACTTAAAATATTTTCTGTGTAGGTACCAATGCCAGTTCCACGGTACCAGTTAACACCTCTGGCATCTATAGCAAATCTCATATAACCACTCCTACATATCTCTTTATATTAATAATATTAAATACAAGTACAATTGGTGAATGTTAATATCTACACTTTTCAAGATGGATATTAAAGTTATCTGTTTTAAAGTCATATATAAGATATAAACTTAATTCAACTTAGTGCAGTTTATCACATTGCAATATAGAAATTCATATACTAAAAAAGAGAAACATTGATTTTGGAGGAGTGGTTTTGGAAGAAGAATATATAAAGCAGAAAATAAAAGAAGAATATGGAATCAACGTTGTTTATATGAAAAAGATAAAAAACATCTACAAATTGAAAGATGAAAGGGGTATGTTTTATGCTTTAAAGATAATAAAATATGAATTTGCTCATTTTCTTTTTATTATGTCTGCAATAAATCATTTATATGAAAATAAGTTTTTGTCAGTAGTGCCTTTTATAGATACAAAAGAAGGAAGTAAGTATATAAATCTTAAAGATAACTATGCATATCTAAATCCGTGGATAATAGGACGTGAAAGCAATTATGACAATCCAATAGAATTATCTTTGGTAACTAAAAAGTTAGCGGAGCTTCATGAAAAAAGCCAAGGATTTACGGTAGACAATAAAATGAAGCCACGTATTTATTGGTTTAAATGGTTTGAAATTTTTCAAAATAGAATAAATGAAATATTAGGTTTTAAAAAGATTATAGAAGGAAAAGAAAAACAAAATTATTTTGATAGTGAATATTTATCTATACTAGAAGAAGAAGTAGAAATAGCAAAACAATGTATATACTATTTAGATAAAAGTAATTACCTAGAAAAGATGACAAAGGAAATAGATAAACATGGGTTTTGTCATCATGATATAGCAAATCATAATATAATAATTAACGGTAAAGATGAATTATCTATCATAGATTTTGATTATTGTATATTAGATACTCATCTTCATGATTTAAGTAGTATCTTAATAAGAACTATGAAAAATGGAAGATGGGATTTATCTAAAGCTTTATTTATATTAGATAGATACAATGAGGTTTATGCTTTAGAACAAACAGATTTACCTATAATGGCAGCTTTTATTGAATTTCCACAGGATTACTGGCAGCTTGGAATACAGTATTATTTAGAAAAACAACCTTGGAAAGATGAAATATTTTTAAGAAAGTTAAATAAGATAGTAGAGGATAGAGAATTAAAAGAAGATTTTATAAAAGAATTTAGAACACAAAGGTATAAAGGAGGGTAGTGTATGAGTTTGTTTTGTTATGATGAATTTTATGATCATATTTATAAAAAAGACATAATTATAATTAA
It includes:
- a CDS encoding CotS family spore coat protein, producing MVLEEEYIKQKIKEEYGINVVYMKKIKNIYKLKDERGMFYALKIIKYEFAHFLFIMSAINHLYENKFLSVVPFIDTKEGSKYINLKDNYAYLNPWIIGRESNYDNPIELSLVTKKLAELHEKSQGFTVDNKMKPRIYWFKWFEIFQNRINEILGFKKIIEGKEKQNYFDSEYLSILEEEVEIAKQCIYYLDKSNYLEKMTKEIDKHGFCHHDIANHNIIINGKDELSIIDFDYCILDTHLHDLSSILIRTMKNGRWDLSKALFILDRYNEVYALEQTDLPIMAAFIEFPQDYWQLGIQYYLEKQPWKDEIFLRKLNKIVEDRELKEDFIKEFRTQRYKGG